The genomic window CCCAAACTTACTGTGTGATGCTGAACCGCATCTCTGAACCTGTTTTCTATTCTACCAGCGGGGCCGACACCAGCCGTGGCCCAGCTGGGAGCTGTGGAGGGTCAAGGGCGATCAAGTGTGAGGAAGCGCATGAAAAGCTTCTGGCTTCGACTTATCAACACGTGCCATATCAGAGCACCcagctcccaggaccctgcttACCTCCTCTGGGGAAAGCTAGCAGGCAGTACAGTGCCCGAAGCTCCTTCTCGTGCTCTGTTTGAGAGACTTTGCTCCCAGTCTTTGGGTGGCCTGGGTCCCAGAGGTATTAAGTGTGTCGGGGGGGTGTtaggggagaggctgggaggaGCCAGGGAAGCTGGAGCCTGGCAGTCAAAGCCAATGCTTGGCACAGGCCAGGCCTGCTGCGGCCCCCAGCCGGGGGGGTGCCTGACCGCCTCTGTCAGGAGGAGGGATATGTCAATGACAGCAGCTGCCCCTCTCTGTTGGTGACCTTGGACCTGccactcctcctccttcccagccctgAAGTGCCCCCATCCCCAAGAATTAATCTCCAATCTGGTCCGGACTCATGACACTGCTTAGCACCAGGCTGGGAGAGGCCACGAGCACGAGGAGAGGCAGAGCGCCAGAGCGGGGACCAAGCCTGCTCCCTGTCATATTTCTCCTCTGCGGGAAACCAAAGTCCTGAATTAGGAAGCTTGGGGCAGAGCCCACTAACCTTCTCTGGGGGGGCGTGGGAAACTTCCGCCCTCGGCTCATGCAACATGCACCTGCACCAGGcccaaagagggaaagagaggtggGACGGTGAGAGGATGCTCGCTCCACCCTTTACCCAAAACGTAACTGTCACTTAGGGAAACAGTCTTTGAATCTTCCACTCCTATCCACCCATGCTGGGCTAGTAGCTCTTTGAAACATACCACACAGAAATGGAGGCTTGTGTTTTATTCTTGGCCTGTCAGCTTCCCCCacgggggaggcaggagaggtgggggtggggttaggAAGGGGGGACAGGCTAGGAGGGGGCAGACTGCAGCTGCCCTTTGTACACATATTCCAGTGCCGTGGCAATGGTGCGCATGTCCAGCTCGATGCTCCGAGCCCAGTTCTCCACATCCCCGATTtcctgggaaggggaggaggtgggaggctgGGAGTCAGAGTGTGTAGGGTAGAGTGTGGCTCTAAGGAGACAGATAGGGGCACTTTCCATCCATCCCCTAGAAAGGGCTCTGCTTGAACCCACCAATTACTTTTATCTCTCTAGCTTCTCTGACACTTCTCTGACACTCTGACACAGTACCAACGATTGCTGGGAGCATCcccatttcctttttaaactgaGCCTTGAACTGACCTGCCTGGAGGCAGTTAATAGGGTCCCACGGATGTAGGGAGTGTGGCCCACCTTGAGTGCCTGATTGAAGTTCTCCACCATCCCGATCCACTGGCCTGTTTGCTTGGCAAACTGGGCAGCCTGGACCTGCAGGGTCTTCACCTCATGGTCCAGCTTTCTCTGGTTCATGTAGGCCTGGGCCACGCTAGAGGTTGGAAGAGGGATGAGATCAACTCACCCATCTGGTGGGGAGTGGTCTCCCAGACTAATATTCCACTGCAAGGGTGGGAGGGCAGCCAGCAGTCAAACTGGGGAAAACGGTGTGAGTTTGGCCATTCTTGGATGTGATGCAAATGACTACCATTCATGCAAATGAACCAgcttcttcctcccactctcAACATTCCCAGGAGAGCCTAGCTGGGAGCTGACTGAAAACTTACCATCTCCTACCCCACCAAAGGAATTCCTAAAGCTGGGTGATAGAAGGGAGGATTAACCTGGAGGGAATATCCCTGGGGAAGAAGCTGGGAAAATCCAGCAGCAGGGAGAAATCTGGCCATGCTTGGAAGCCCAGGGATGTGTGCAAGAAGTTGGGAAGGGAAATAGGGCCCCTCCCTGAATCTGGGGTGGGATGGGagagcagccccctccccaggaacTCAGGGTCAAGAGACGATATCTCAGGGGCTTCTTCTTggctctcagtctctctcccaACCCTTCTCCTTTCGCCCACACAGAtgaaggaacacacacacacacacacaatctgtctctctctctcaccctttcttccttctgctctaggcagtttttcttttttcctcaatcAAGCTTGGCTGCAGTTATTGTTAATGCCTTGAGGTTGCTACCCCCAACCCCTTACCCTGACcctcttcccccaacctccccatcCCACAACTACTGTTCTTTCTCATTGGCTGGAGAGTCTTTGACTCCCCATCCTAAAGCTCTAGGTCATCTGGGAGACTCCCC from Mustela lutreola isolate mMusLut2 chromosome 8, mMusLut2.pri, whole genome shotgun sequence includes these protein-coding regions:
- the BLOC1S1 gene encoding biogenesis of lysosome-related organelles complex 1 subunit 1, with the protein product MLSRLLKEHQAKQNERKELQEKRRREAITAATCLTEALVDHLNVGVAQAYMNQRKLDHEVKTLQVQAAQFAKQTGQWIGMVENFNQALKEIGDVENWARSIELDMRTIATALEYVYKGQLQSAPS